The genomic region TTCGCCATTGTCTTCGGCAAACACGTCGTTGCCCGGCACACCGTACTTGATGCGCAGTGATTTGTCGTTTGGCCCGCCATGACTCTCGACGCGCATGTATACCTCCGCCGTAATCACGTCGCCGCTGTAATACCGGCGCAGCTTGGCGAGGGCTTCCATAACGATGTCACGCTGATTGTCGGTGATGTCAAAATTAACGGTTTCAATATCCAACCGCACATTGTCCAGGGTTCCGTTATTGTTCATTTTAAACACGCTTTACAGTGAAACATTCCCGCCCGACGGCCCTGTCGGCTCCGGCAGACGGTATTTGATACTCAGAAAACAGAAAAAAGAGAATAGAGAAACGACTGAAAGAGCCTCAATCCGGAAGGTAATCCTGTCTCCGTTCTCTCTGTTCTTTTGGTCCACTATATAAAGCCCGGGGCGGGATTTTTGTTTAGGATACCCGTACTTTGTTTTCCAAAAAAAGCCTGCTGTATGAAAAGTGTCCCGATGGGCCTGGGCCTGCTGCTGATGTTGTCCGCCCGGATGGCGGTGGCGCAGACGCCCTTTGCCGATACGATTGCCCGCCACCGGGAAACCTACCGGGAGGAGTTCCTGAAAACGCCCAACAGCCCGCTCAAAACGCCCGGGGCGCTGGCCGGACTGCGCTTTTTCGAGCCGGATTCGACCCTGCGGGTGGAGGCGCGGGTGGAACGCATCACCGGCGCCGAACCGTTTGAGATGCTGACCTACAACGGGCAGAAACAACCCTACGTGCGCTACGCCCGGCTGCATTTTACGCTCAACGGCCAGCCCCAGCAACTGACCGTGTACCGAAGCCTGCGGCTGGCCCAGATGCCGCAGTACCGCGATTACCTTTTTGTGCCCTTCAAAGACCCCACCAATGGGCAGGAAAGCTACGGCGGCGGACGCTACCTTGACTTTCGCGTCGGCCAAATCCGGGACGGCCGCCTGACCCTGGATTTCAACCGGGCCTACAACCCCTATTGCGCCTACCAGGAGGGCTATGCCTGCCCGATTCCGCCGCAGGAAAATCACCTCCGTAGCCCCATCCGGGCGGGCGAAAAAATATATGTTACCGCTCGCTAAATAGGGGGCGGGAGCTGGCACGGAATTTAATACATTACAGTATTGTCATGTATCAATACCGTAACTTCCTGTGAAAACGCTCCGGAACTGGTTTTTGCCGGTACTGCTCTGTACCCATTTTTTCTCCGCCCTTGCCCAGACGGAGCCTTTTGGCCGCCCCGCGGTTGACGATCTGAAAATGACCGTTTACCCCGCCGATTCGTCGGCCGACGCGGTGGTTTTGTCGAACGTTGGCAGCGCCGTCATTACCAAAGACGAACACCGGGGCTACATCGCTCTTTACAAGCGGCATCTGAAAATCAAGATTCTGAAGAAAAGCGGGGTCAGTCAGGCAACGGTCCTGATTCCGTTTTACCGCCAGGGCGTCGATAAAGAGGATCGGGTGGAACACCTCCAGGGCGTTACGCACAACCTGCGGGCCGACGGCTCCGTCCAAAGCGACCCGCTGACGAAAGAAGCCCTGTTTGAGGAGCGCCGTTCGGAAAACCTCTACGTCAAACGCTTCACCCTGCCGAATGTCCGGCAAGGGTCCGTGATCGAATTCCAGTACGAGATTTCCTCTGATTTTGTCTTCGAGCTCCGGGAATGGAACTTCCAGCAGGAAATTCCGGTGCGGTGGAGCGAATACAAACTGAGCCTCACGCCGGGATTTATGTACCGGATTCTCTTTCAGGGTTTTGAGCCGCTGGTGGTGGATAAGTCCCAGCCGGTGATGGATGGCGTCGAATACCACTGGGCGATGAAAGACCTGCCCGCCATCCGCGAAGAACCCAACATGGTCAGTCCGGAAAATTACCGGGCCAAAGTCTGGTTCGAACTTAGCCGGACGACGCTGCCGGGCATTCCGGCCCGTTCGTATTCCTCCACGTGGGAAGACCTCGACCGGACGCTGATGGCCGACGAACAGTTTGGCGGAGCCCTGCGAAAAACGGCGTTCCTGAAACCCGTGGCGGCGGTTGTGCGGGCTTCGGTGGCGTCGGCCGACACCCTGCAATGGGTACAGGCTGCCCACCGGCACGTCACGCAGGCCATGACCTGGAACAAAACCCAGAGCGTCTGGGCGTCGCGGCAGGGCCTGAAACAGGCGTACGAAGCCAAAACCGGCAGCGCCACCGACCTCAACCTGATTCTGGTCGGGCTGCTCAACGAAATGGGTGTCGAGGCCAAACCCGTCATTCTGAGTACCAAACAGAACGGCCTCGTCAGCCGGGAGCACCCGCTGATTAGCAAATTCAACTACACGATTGGGGCCGTAACGGTGGGCGGCAAAGACCTGCTGCTCGACGCCACCGATCCGCTGCTGAAGGCAGGCTCGCTGCCGGTGCGCTGTCTGAACGGCGATGGCCGTCTGGTCGCGCTGCGCCGGGCCCGCTGGCTGACGCTCAACACGCCCGACCGCAACCGGACTTCCGGCCAGTTCCAATTGGCCATTCAGTCCGATGGGACGATGACGGGCACGGTTTCCATTGCCCATTTGGGGTACGCGGGTGCCGAAGCCCGCCGCCGCGTCCTGACCGATGGGTCCGAAAAGTACAAGCAGCGTTTCCGCAGCCAGAATCCGGGCTGGAACTGGTCAACGCTGGACGTGACGGGCGTCGATAAGCCCGACGAAGCGCTGGTGACCAAAGGCAGCATGAGCTACGGCGAGGGCACAGCGACCGGAAGTGACCGCATTTACCTCCATCCGCTGCCCGTAACCAGCCTCCAGAATAACCCTTTCAAACTGACCGAACGGCGTTATCCGGTGGACATGGGTGTCCCGCTGGAGGAGGTTTACACGGCTACCTACACCCTGCCGGAAGGGTACTCCGTCGAAGAGGCACCTAAGGGAATGGCCCTTGCGCTGCCCGACAATGGCGGCCGTTTCTCGTTTCAGTTGCAGGTTTCGGGCCGACAGGTGCAGGTTGCCAGCCGCCTTGTTCTGAACAAAGCCATCTTCATGCCTCAGGAATACGAAAGCCTGCGGCTTTTCTACGACAAACTAATTGCCAAACACGCCGAGCAGCTGATTCTGGTCAAGGGGGCGGCGAAGGCGCAGATTTCTCTCAAAAACGAATGAAACAGATTGTATTACTGACCGCGCTGCTGCTCAACGGGATGGCCGCGCTGGCGCAGGAGTCGTACCGGGCGTCGGCCATTCCGGCGGGGCTGGGCGAGGGGGCCGGAGCCGTGCTGCGAAAGTATGAAGAAACGTTTACCGTAAAATCGCCCGGTGAGGCGGTGGAAACGGTGCATTCCGTCGTGACGATTCTGAACGAAAAAGGGTCAGACCGCACCTCCCTGACGGTGGTCTACGACAAGTTTTCGAAGGTGTCCGATATCGAAGGCACGCTTTACGACGCCAGCGGCAAGGTCATCAAGCGGCTCAAACGGGCCGACATTCAGGACTTGAGCGCCATCGGCGACGAAGCTTTTTACGCCGATTATCGCCAGAAAACGGCCGGGTTCAGTTACGCGGGCTACCCCTTTACGGTGGAATTTCGCTACGAACGGACCACCCGCAATCTGCTTTTTTACCCAGAATGGTTTCCGCTGTCGGACCCGGATATGGCGGTTCAGTCGGCCAGCCTGAAGGTGACGCTCCCGGCGGGGCAGTCGCTGCGGTACCGGACGATGAACGGCCTGCCCGAACCGGCCGCGGCCGACGAAGGGACCGGACGGAGCTATACGTGGCAGCTTGCCGACCGGAAAGTCCGCGAACGGGAGCCCTACAACCTCGGCTACGACCGGCTGGGTCCCGGGGTGCTGACCGCCCCCTCCGAACTCGAACTGGAGTCGTTCAAAGGTGTGGTGCGCACCTGGAAGGAATTTGGAAAACTGGTGTACGACATCAATTCCAACCGCGACGAATTGCCGGAAACGACGAAAACAGCGCTGGCGGACCTGCTGAAGGGAGAAACGGACCCCCGAAAAAAGGTAGAGAAGGTGTACGGCTTCATGCAGAAACATACCCGATATGTGCTGATCAAGCTGGGCCTGGGCGGCTGGCAGACCTTTCCGGCCGCGACGGTGGCCGAAAAAGGATATGGCGACTGCAAAGCTTTGTCGAATTACACGGCGGCCTTGCTGAAAGCGGCTGGTATCCGCTCTCACCTCGCGCTGGTCATGGCCGGCGACGACGAGCCGGATGTGCTGACCGACTTTCCGGCGGCCCGTTTCAACCACATGATTTTGTGCGTGCCGCTGGCAAAAGATACCGTCTGGCTGGAATGCACCAGTCCGCTGAACGCCGCCGGGTACATGGGCAGCTTTACCGGCAATCGCCACGCGCTGCTGCTGACGCCGGAGGGCGGAAAACTGGTCCGCACGCCGACGTATAAACCCACCGACAGCCGCCTGACACGCCGGATTGACCTGAAAATAGGGGAGAGCGGCGATGCGAATGCCGAAGTCGTGACCGAGTATGCCGGTTTGCAGGCGGAGGACCACGAGCAGGTAATGCACCTGCTGGCACCGGATGAGCAGAAAAAATGGCTTTACCGGCAGATTCGCCTTCCGAGCTACGACATTCGGGCTTTTTCGTTCGAGGCGAAGCGCGACGTGCTGCCGAAAGTCACCGAAAAGCTGTCGCTCCTAATTCCTAACGGGGCCAGTCGCAGCGGCACGCGCCTGTTTCTGAATCCCAACCTGCTGTCGGCCATCCGAACCGTTCCGACAGACGGGGCGTCGCGAAAAACCGCTTTTCAGCTACCGGATGGCTATGTCGATGTTGATACGGTCGTTTGTCAACTGCCGCCGCACACGACCGTCGAAAGCCTGTTTAGCCCGGTGGAGTACACCTCGAAGTTTGGGAATTACTCGGCCACTGTCCGCCAGGAAGGCGAGAAACTGATTTACATCCGGCGACTCCAGGCAGAAGGCGGCACCTTCCCGCCCGAAGCCTACCCGGAGTACATGGCCTTTCGGCAAAAACTGGTCAAATTCGACCGGATGCAGGTGGTGCTGAAAATTAATGATTGAATTTTGAATGATTGAATGGTTGATTAGGCTCCGCAGCGCTGAAATGGCGGAGCCAATCAATCATTCAAAATTCAATCATTCAACCCTTAACTCCACTCCCGGTCCCACGAGTCGCGGTTGTTCCACATGTCGGTGGGAGCAAACCAGGTGGCGTCTTTCTTGAGGAAGCGCTTGGCTACGTCTTCGTTCAGGTCGACGCCGAGGCCCGGGCGGTCAGGAACTTTCACGAAGCCTTTTTCGACGATGGGCTTGATGCCGTTGACGATGTCTTCCCAGCCGGCCACGTCGACGCCGTGGTGTTCCAGCGCCACAAAGTTTTCGGTCGCGGCCGCGCAGTGTACGTTCGCCATCATGCAGATCGGCGAGCCGGCAAAGTGCATGGCCATCGGGATACCGTGTTCTTCGGCATAATCCCCGATTTTCTTCGTCTCCAGCAGGCCGCCCGACGATGCCAGGTCCGGGTGAATCATGTCCACCGCCCGCGCATCGATGAGCTTGATGAATTCTTCTTTTGCAAAAATGTCCTCGCCCGTCAGCGTCGGGGTTTCGATGGCGTCGGAAATCTGCTTCCACTGGTCGGTGTAGAACCAGGGGATGAGGTCTTCCAGCCACGCCAGACGGTACTGTTCCATCGCCTTTCCGACCTGAATGGCCGTGTTGACGTCGAAGTGGCCGAAGTGGTCGGCCGCCAGCGGAGTATCGTAGCCCACAATGTCGCGGACGCGTCCGACGTGTTCCGACAGCTTATCCAGCCCTTTTTTTGTAATCTGAATCCGGGTGAACGGGTGGCGCGTCATGGCGTAATTGCCAAGTTTACCCGCCAGCTGGTCGTTGTACGCCTGTTTGATGCTCCAGGCGTCGGCTCCGACGAGCATACCCGGCTGTCCGGCCAGCATCCCGATACCGAAGTCCATTTTCAGGAAGGCGTACCCGGCGTCCTTGCGCTTCTTCATATTCACCGCAAATTCGTCGTAGTTCTTGCCTTCCGGCGTGTCGGCGTACAGACGGACGTAATCCCGGTATTTGCCGCCCAGCAGCTGGTAGGCCGGTACGTTGTACGCCTTTCCGGCGAGGTCCCAGAGCGCCATTTCGACGCCGCAGACGCCACCGGCGGCGCGTCCGTGGTTACCAAACGGTTTGATGATTTTGAACAGCTGCTCGACGTTGCAGGGGTTTTTACCCAGAATCCGGCTTTTCAGCATCAGCGCGTAATTGGCGCTGGCCCCGTCACGCACCTCACCCCAGCCCACCAGGCCCTGGTTGGTATCAATCCGGATGATCGGGCTGGTGAAGGGCACACCCTGGAGAACGGCTATCCGCATATCCGTAATCCGCAGGTCGGACGGCTTGGAATCCCGCTTTACGCGCTGCGTCACGAATTCCATTTCCCGTTCGGTCTGCCCGTCAAACAGTAATCCAAGCGAAAGCCCCCCAAGCGTCGAATTGCGCAGGAAGTTGCGGCGGTTCTGTCCGGTAGCGGCAGAAGAGTCCTCCTGAGGGGTGCTGGAGGCCATTTCAGGTCGGTCAGGCAGCGAGCCAAACAGCTTCTTAAAATCTTTCATGGTTAATCATGGATTTAGGGGAGAAAGTATTGTAGTTCTTACCCTAAAGAGAAAGATTTTAAGTATATAATACTATAAAAAGGAATTTTTTGCCAGAAATAGATAACAATCAGGCAGGCATGGCAAGACTCAGGGCAAAACGCTGGAGTACCTGGCGAAGCGCGGTAAGTTCGGGGTCTGATTCGTGCGGTTGCAGCTCGGGACAGGCCGCCTCGGCGGCGAGTGATTCCAGCACGTCATCCGTGAGCAATTCCGGATGTTTATCAAAGAATTTTCCGGCGACCAGCGCAAGGTGGTGAACAACGTGGCGGGGTGGGGTAAAGGTGCCGGACAAAGGGAACCGGGTGCCCTGGGCGATCCAGTCCGTCAGGCACAGAGCAATCTCCTCGTGTGCAGGATTCATCTCTTCGATCAGTGTGAGTACAGTTACGGTACGGCGTCGGTACTAAAAACAGCAAAGATTCGGCCACCTTTCCTTTTCGGCAGGAAGATGTGTGGAGTTCAGCAGACCTAGCGGAAATCCGGTTCAAAACTACGAACGAAAGACCGTAAGTCGCCGGCCCGGCGGCTTATAATTCGATTAAGATTTTTGTTGAATTTTATTCATTAAATATATAAAATATCATATTGTTATTAAACGGTTAATGGGTTTTGTGAAAATAAATCTGCTGGGATGGGTAAAAACTCCCTTCTTGTAATGAAAATGTTTTCATTTAACCGGCTTGTTCCTTCGGATAAAAAAAGGTCATTCTAAGCTAGAATCGCATAAAAAAAAATATTGAAATAGTTTAATATAAAAGATCTCCTTATAAAAAATGCTATTCTTGAAAATAAGAAAAATTTAATGTTGACATGCAAATATATAACAAGTCATAAATGTGCATTTGTCTTCATGGCGCTGGATGAATAGATTCGTATAATCTGTTCCTCTTAACCCGGTAGATTTTCCTTTTATGATAAAACTGAAATACTTGCCTAAGTCTGTAATTTCTTTTCTTTTCTTTTCTGCTTTCCTGTTTATTCTTACATCCTGCGGTTCCACCAGAAAACTGGTCTATTTTCAGGAAGGAACCAATCGAATAGATTCTCTTCCGCTTCTTGATCCTTATATTCCTTCTATTCAAAAAGGAGATGTGTTGTCCGTCCAGGTAACCAGCCTGAACCAGCAGGCAACGGCTTATTTCAATCCTCACTCGTCCATCGCCAGTTCAATGGATAATTCCGTAAGCGGAGGCTCCTCCGTGACGGTTCCAAAAGATTTAGGCTACCTCGTCAGTCCGGAAGGAACGATCGAACTGCCGCTTGTCGGAAAAATTAATGTGCTTGGGCTGACTACCTACCAGGCAGGTGAAAAAATCAAAAAAGAACTGTCGGAATACCTGAAAGAACCTACCGTCAATGTGCGCAATATGAACTTTCGTATTTCCGTACTGGGTGAGGTTACCAAACCGACCATGCTTTCTATTTATAACGAGCAGATAACCCTGACGCAGGCGTTAAGTCTGGCCGGTGATATAACCGTATTTGGCCGCCGCGATAACGTGATGCTGATTCGGGAAGTAAACGGAAAACGAACCTTCAACCGGATCAATCTCGGGAACCGGGATCTCTTTGCCTCTTCTTTTTATTACCTCCGTCCCAACGACGTTGTCTATGTCGAGCCGTCCAAGGCTAAGGGAACTACCGTCGACCGGGCTTTTCAAGTGCTTCCTCTAATCTTAAGTGTAGCCAGTATCACCGTATTCTTTCTGCTGCGCTGACAAACGCAAAAGAGTA from Tellurirhabdus rosea harbors:
- a CDS encoding HPF/RaiA family ribosome-associated protein, translating into MNNNGTLDNVRLDIETVNFDITDNQRDIVMEALAKLRRYYSGDVITAEVYMRVESHGGPNDKSLRIKYGVPGNDVFAEDNGENWGTMAHNVTAKLKKQLEKRFGNSMNRNRGTIDEIDPADLAV
- a CDS encoding DUF1684 domain-containing protein; protein product: MKSVPMGLGLLLMLSARMAVAQTPFADTIARHRETYREEFLKTPNSPLKTPGALAGLRFFEPDSTLRVEARVERITGAEPFEMLTYNGQKQPYVRYARLHFTLNGQPQQLTVYRSLRLAQMPQYRDYLFVPFKDPTNGQESYGGGRYLDFRVGQIRDGRLTLDFNRAYNPYCAYQEGYACPIPPQENHLRSPIRAGEKIYVTAR
- a CDS encoding DUF3857 domain-containing protein gives rise to the protein MKTLRNWFLPVLLCTHFFSALAQTEPFGRPAVDDLKMTVYPADSSADAVVLSNVGSAVITKDEHRGYIALYKRHLKIKILKKSGVSQATVLIPFYRQGVDKEDRVEHLQGVTHNLRADGSVQSDPLTKEALFEERRSENLYVKRFTLPNVRQGSVIEFQYEISSDFVFELREWNFQQEIPVRWSEYKLSLTPGFMYRILFQGFEPLVVDKSQPVMDGVEYHWAMKDLPAIREEPNMVSPENYRAKVWFELSRTTLPGIPARSYSSTWEDLDRTLMADEQFGGALRKTAFLKPVAAVVRASVASADTLQWVQAAHRHVTQAMTWNKTQSVWASRQGLKQAYEAKTGSATDLNLILVGLLNEMGVEAKPVILSTKQNGLVSREHPLISKFNYTIGAVTVGGKDLLLDATDPLLKAGSLPVRCLNGDGRLVALRRARWLTLNTPDRNRTSGQFQLAIQSDGTMTGTVSIAHLGYAGAEARRRVLTDGSEKYKQRFRSQNPGWNWSTLDVTGVDKPDEALVTKGSMSYGEGTATGSDRIYLHPLPVTSLQNNPFKLTERRYPVDMGVPLEEVYTATYTLPEGYSVEEAPKGMALALPDNGGRFSFQLQVSGRQVQVASRLVLNKAIFMPQEYESLRLFYDKLIAKHAEQLILVKGAAKAQISLKNE
- a CDS encoding DUF3857 and transglutaminase domain-containing protein — its product is MKQIVLLTALLLNGMAALAQESYRASAIPAGLGEGAGAVLRKYEETFTVKSPGEAVETVHSVVTILNEKGSDRTSLTVVYDKFSKVSDIEGTLYDASGKVIKRLKRADIQDLSAIGDEAFYADYRQKTAGFSYAGYPFTVEFRYERTTRNLLFYPEWFPLSDPDMAVQSASLKVTLPAGQSLRYRTMNGLPEPAAADEGTGRSYTWQLADRKVREREPYNLGYDRLGPGVLTAPSELELESFKGVVRTWKEFGKLVYDINSNRDELPETTKTALADLLKGETDPRKKVEKVYGFMQKHTRYVLIKLGLGGWQTFPAATVAEKGYGDCKALSNYTAALLKAAGIRSHLALVMAGDDEPDVLTDFPAARFNHMILCVPLAKDTVWLECTSPLNAAGYMGSFTGNRHALLLTPEGGKLVRTPTYKPTDSRLTRRIDLKIGESGDANAEVVTEYAGLQAEDHEQVMHLLAPDEQKKWLYRQIRLPSYDIRAFSFEAKRDVLPKVTEKLSLLIPNGASRSGTRLFLNPNLLSAIRTVPTDGASRKTAFQLPDGYVDVDTVVCQLPPHTTVESLFSPVEYTSKFGNYSATVRQEGEKLIYIRRLQAEGGTFPPEAYPEYMAFRQKLVKFDRMQVVLKIND
- a CDS encoding mandelate racemase/muconate lactonizing enzyme family protein; protein product: MASSTPQEDSSAATGQNRRNFLRNSTLGGLSLGLLFDGQTEREMEFVTQRVKRDSKPSDLRITDMRIAVLQGVPFTSPIIRIDTNQGLVGWGEVRDGASANYALMLKSRILGKNPCNVEQLFKIIKPFGNHGRAAGGVCGVEMALWDLAGKAYNVPAYQLLGGKYRDYVRLYADTPEGKNYDEFAVNMKKRKDAGYAFLKMDFGIGMLAGQPGMLVGADAWSIKQAYNDQLAGKLGNYAMTRHPFTRIQITKKGLDKLSEHVGRVRDIVGYDTPLAADHFGHFDVNTAIQVGKAMEQYRLAWLEDLIPWFYTDQWKQISDAIETPTLTGEDIFAKEEFIKLIDARAVDMIHPDLASSGGLLETKKIGDYAEEHGIPMAMHFAGSPICMMANVHCAAATENFVALEHHGVDVAGWEDIVNGIKPIVEKGFVKVPDRPGLGVDLNEDVAKRFLKKDATWFAPTDMWNNRDSWDREWS
- a CDS encoding polysaccharide biosynthesis/export family protein: MIKLKYLPKSVISFLFFSAFLFILTSCGSTRKLVYFQEGTNRIDSLPLLDPYIPSIQKGDVLSVQVTSLNQQATAYFNPHSSIASSMDNSVSGGSSVTVPKDLGYLVSPEGTIELPLVGKINVLGLTTYQAGEKIKKELSEYLKEPTVNVRNMNFRISVLGEVTKPTMLSIYNEQITLTQALSLAGDITVFGRRDNVMLIREVNGKRTFNRINLGNRDLFASSFYYLRPNDVVYVEPSKAKGTTVDRAFQVLPLILSVASITVFFLLR